Within the Veillonellales bacterium genome, the region CCTGATGTATCGTGTTCAGCGACGGTTCCTGTATTCCTGCAGCTCCCCGGCGGAGATACTCCAGCGCCAGGCCAAAAGCTCCTTCGCGGAAAAAAATCTGTCCCATGATTAAATAGGCTTGGGGTGAACAAAAGTCGCATAACCTTTCCAGTGCGTTCCGGGCATATACCGGGTCCTCCCCCGGTCTGAGAATACGGGTGATGTTTGCCAGAATAGGAAAAAACAGCGGATTATCCCGCAATCCCTGAATATAGTAGCGCAATGCTTCCTCTTCATTGCAGAATTTCTCTGCCAGCTGTCCCAGATAAAAGCACGGGCGAAATCCCCGCATACCGCTGTGTGAGGCATAATGAACCGGCTGCTCGGGTAAAGACAGACATCTTTCAAAAAAGGCGTAGGCTGCCCCGTAATTCTTGGTGTCATAACTGATCAACCCGCCATAGTAGTAAAGATCGGCATAATCAGGAACTTGGGCTATACCGGTATTGACCATGTCCATTGCTTCTTCCAGTCTGCCTGCCCCGTGGTATGCCATTACAATGTAACGTATCACTCTCGCTAAGTAAAGTGCTCCCGGCTCAAGCTGCTGAATCACAGCCAAAAATTCCCGTACGGACGCCTCAAATTGTCCGCTCCGGTATAATTCTACTCCATAGTGGTAACGCAGCGAGAGACTGTCGGGATGAACCGCCAATTCTTTACTGAGCATTGATAAATTACGGTTTATCTTGTCTTTTTCCTCAATTTGCTGATTCAGGTAGCCGTAATGCAAAATAACAACTTCTTCGGTGATTAGAAATTTAGCTTGGTGACTGCGCGCCTGTATAGTATCCACAATCTGTTCATGCACCGCATCATGAAACCGGTAATCAGGCCGGTTACGAAACAAGCGAAAAACCATGTCCGGGGAACATTCGGAATAACTCTCGCTGCCTACATAATTAATAATTTTGATAAAATAGCCTTCCACATCGTTAGCCTTCACTATCTCCCGCAATACGGCGCCGCTGCCGGCTGTCATTGACTCATCCGCATCCAAAAATAAAATCCAGCCGCCGGCAGCCAAATCCAGGGAAGCGTTGCGGGCATCACTAAAATTGCCGTTCCACAAAAAAGATTGAACTTGCGCGCCATATGCTCGGGCGATTTTCATCGTCTTATCGGTGGAACCAGTATCAATCACAATGATCTCATCCACAGCTTCCTTTACACTTTCTAAGCAGCGGGCGATGTTCTGCTCCTCGTTTTTGACAATCATACATAAGCTAATCGTAATATTATTATCCATAACCTGCTCCTTGTAAAAATCGCTTTTATAATACTATATGAGCCATTTTCAGAAGAAGTGCGCCCGGCTGGCTCTTTGCTAAGCACAACAAAATCTTCCCTTGCCATTCAAATTCTGTCACCTTTGCGATACGAAACCATATTATGTAGTAAAGCCGTAATTCGTAAACCAATTTACGGTTAATTTTGAAAGGAGGCAAACCAGTGCCTAACTTTAAGATGTTTCAAGACCTTCCGGAGCAAGCGAAAATACAAATTTATGGTTCTTCAACGACCTTCCCCATCCAAACCGACACTTCGGGTAATTTAAGCGTCACCGGTACCGTATCCATCACCGGCACCCCGACCGTCACCGGTACCGTATCCATCACCGGGACTCCGACCATCACTGGTACCGTGTCTATCACCGGGACCCCAGAAATCACCGGTACCGTGTCCATCACCGGCACTCCGACCATCACCGGTACCGTGTCCATCACCGGTACCCCTGAAATCACTGGTACCGTATCTATCACCGGGACCCCGACCATCACTGGTACCGTATCCATCACCGGGACTCCGACCGTTACCGGTACCGTGTCCATTACCGGCACCCCGAACGTATTGACGACTGTCGCTACAACCGATGTTCCTCAAATCGGCATTACAAGCTCCACTACCGCATATACCGCATACCCCGCAAACCCGGGCTTTAACGTGCTGAACATCCCCAACTGGAGTTTTGGCATTGTCAACACCAGTGCGGTTACCACTGATTTTGCTAATCTCCAATTACAAATAAGCCCTGACGGATTTTCCTGGTTCGATGAAGGGGGCGCGATAACCCTGGGTGGTGTCGCCACATCCGTAGCCAATATATTGTGGTCAAGCAGAGTCCTCAAATATGCCCATCTTCAATATAGCAACGCGAGTTCAACCAGCAATATAACACTTAACATCTACTTCCAAGGTCAATTTAGTTAATCTGTGCCGGTTGCTTCGTTCCGCCAAATTCTCTTAAGATGCCTTCGTCTCGGAGGAGGCGCTTCTATGCCATTCAACCTACCCCCTTTTAATAAAAACAGTAGATATCGGCAATTCAGCCGA harbors:
- a CDS encoding glycosyltransferase is translated as MDNNITISLCMIVKNEEQNIARCLESVKEAVDEIIVIDTGSTDKTMKIARAYGAQVQSFLWNGNFSDARNASLDLAAGGWILFLDADESMTAGSGAVLREIVKANDVEGYFIKIINYVGSESYSECSPDMVFRLFRNRPDYRFHDAVHEQIVDTIQARSHQAKFLITEEVVILHYGYLNQQIEEKDKINRNLSMLSKELAVHPDSLSLRYHYGVELYRSGQFEASVREFLAVIQQLEPGALYLARVIRYIVMAYHGAGRLEEAMDMVNTGIAQVPDYADLYYYGGLISYDTKNYGAAYAFFERCLSLPEQPVHYASHSGMRGFRPCFYLGQLAEKFCNEEEALRYYIQGLRDNPLFFPILANITRILRPGEDPVYARNALERLCDFCSPQAYLIMGQIFFREGAFGLALEYLRRGAAGIQEPSLNTIHQAVCLLQQANYPEAVELLNLFLPKEPLYPLAIMNKLLCFWLQGNNDQVRKAADQLFALGLTPDTGAVVGLLRDISEGKEAFTMQLEEEGMTLLLEILMRTLALKRWDYGEKLLQRLNKNCLTEYGIKIGEILKKYGRLEESRNFVRLYLNAHPDSAEAYGLLAELLRDTGAFFEAASYYRQAIDKDPREPQYYCKLIALYKELGRAVLDKAAERFSPITSLVLSGEEAGKP
- a CDS encoding DUF6385 domain-containing protein, whose translation is MPNFKMFQDLPEQAKIQIYGSSTTFPIQTDTSGNLSVTGTVSITGTPTVTGTVSITGTPTITGTVSITGTPEITGTVSITGTPTITGTVSITGTPEITGTVSITGTPTITGTVSITGTPTVTGTVSITGTPNVLTTVATTDVPQIGITSSTTAYTAYPANPGFNVLNIPNWSFGIVNTSAVTTDFANLQLQISPDGFSWFDEGGAITLGGVATSVANILWSSRVLKYAHLQYSNASSTSNITLNIYFQGQFS